The sequence CGATGGTCGAGCCCGTCGCGACGGCCTTGAGTGAAGATACGTCGGACGTAGGCCAAGCCGGATGTTCGCTCACAGCCTGGATGATCGCCGGCACCATCACCGTCAGTGTCGGCCGTTCGTTTTCGATAGCGGCAAGCGCCGTATCTGGCGCAAACCGCGCATGGATCGTGACGGTCGCGCCGAGCTGAAGCGCTGGCGTCGTCTGGATGTTGAGGCCGCCGACGTGAAAGAACGGCAGCACGGTCAGCACATGATCGTCAGACGTCATGTTGTGCATGTGCTGGCTCATGACGCCGTTCCAGAACAACGCTTCCTGGCGCAGTACGGCGCCTTTCGGTCGTCCGGTCGTTCCTGACGTGTAAACGATCAGGAGTGGGCAGGAGAGATCGGTGTGCGGGTTGTGGCCGCTGCCCTCGCTGCGGGCCAGCAGGCCTTCGAAGGACGTGCCGCGTGGTGGCGTAAAGTCGAGGCCGACGATAGATGTCGCTGGTGCAAGTTCGGAAAGAACTCCGTCAAAGGCCTGCTCGAGCATCAGCACCTTGGCACCAGCATCGGTGAGAATGAAGAGCTGCTCGGCGACCGCCAGCCGCCAGTTCAGCGGCACCAGCATCGCGCCGAGCCGCGCGCAGGCATAGAGCAGAACCAGGTAGTCCGGCCGGTTCAGGCTCAGGATCGCTACGCGGTCGCCGCGGCCGACGCCGAGCTCCTGCTTCAAGGCCATGGCCGTTCGCTCGATGCGCGCGGCGAATGCCGCGTAGCTCAGCCGCTCGCCTTCGAAGGCAATCGCCGTCTTGTCTGGCGCGAATGCCGCGTTGCGGTCGATCAGACTACAGAGGTCCACTGTCAGTCGTCCGTTTCGCCGGCCTCGTACAACGCCTCGCGCCCGATCCGGTCGAGGCAAAGCTCGGCCGTCCAGGGCAGCATCAGGGAGCCGCACCGGCTATCGCGGTAAATGCGCTCCAGCGGCAATGAGCGAAGCATGGCCTGGCCGCCGCAGGTGCGGATCGCGAGCGCCGCGAGCTCATTTGCTCCCTCCATCACGGAATATTGCGCAGCATAGGCCCGCAACACCTGCTCCTT is a genomic window of Bradyrhizobium sp. CB1717 containing:
- a CDS encoding long-chain-fatty-acid--CoA ligase, with product MDLCSLIDRNAAFAPDKTAIAFEGERLSYAAFAARIERTAMALKQELGVGRGDRVAILSLNRPDYLVLLYACARLGAMLVPLNWRLAVAEQLFILTDAGAKVLMLEQAFDGVLSELAPATSIVGLDFTPPRGTSFEGLLARSEGSGHNPHTDLSCPLLIVYTSGTTGRPKGAVLRQEALFWNGVMSQHMHNMTSDDHVLTVLPFFHVGGLNIQTTPALQLGATVTIHARFAPDTALAAIENERPTLTVMVPAIIQAVSEHPAWPTSDVSSLKAVATGSTIVPPHLIDRFVERSVPVLQVYGSTETCPIAVYTRLGGDLSRAGSTGLAGLCCEAKVIDQSGAEVPAGTPGEIAVRGPNVFFEYWGNADATRDAIHDGWYRTGDIGLCDAEGYFWVRDRKKNMIISGGENIYPAEVERVLLEHPYVSECAVIGRPDPRWDEVPIAYVIRRSGCRLEADELRVHVQAQLARYKVPRDIVFVTDLPRTALGKVQHFLLKQLDAQSRAQGEAS